The window GCCATAGCACCACGAGCTGCTTTCGTGGCTTCCGCCATTTTGATTTCAGGCATGAAGCCACCAGTAGCAGCAGAGAATTTGGAGCAGGAGCCTCCTGATACCAATCCCCTTCAACCACTACACAACCACCTGCTCTTTTACACACAGGGAGGTTTCTGTTGTGGTTTAACTACGCCTCGAACGCCTAGTTACTGTTTGTGCCAGGTGCCATCCATAGTGAGAATAAAAGAGGTTTCTTTAGTAAGCATAAGGGGAGGCCCAACAAACAATAACACGCTCTAACGCCTCACAGACAAAGCAGCCATGCCCCTAACTCTAATATCCAGGTGGACGAGTCATAAAAACCCCCATTCCCCTTCAGTGGAGTGGAGAAAGTCCATCCATAGGCTGTAAGCATACTTGTTAACATGCTGTTTAACATGCCCCTCTTTCAGCCATTGAGGTGGTCCCATCAACAAATTGGATTTTTTGGTAAAAACCAGCTGGACCAATCATGCTTTAGCAGAATGTCAGCATTTTGGGCGCAGACTCATTTGCGATGCTACACTtgcaaaaactgaaacaacatgTAGTTTTTTTTGTGTAGAAACTAGTGTAAAGAATTACTTTAGCTGTCCCGTTCATTGAGTACTATCTCCTTGAACGCCCCCTGCTGCACACCTAGCTGTATTGCAGATAATTTTGCCCTCAGACCACCCGACTCTCACCTCTTATCTTTCTCACCTGGCAGAGTGATGAAAGCCTGACCCTTCATCCTCCCAGTCAGCACCCGGTAAAGCACCGGGGGCCTGTCCATCCTCTCAAATCTGGAGAACAGCGCCACCAGCTGGGCCACTGACGCCTGTGGGCTCAGGTTCTTCACACACAGGACCtacacaaagagagagaaagcacagtgaagctggtcATGTTCTGTAGCGCCCATCTCTTGACTGTCGCACTGTGTCGTGTTGAAAGTATATCTGATGATACCAGGATGTGGCCCTCTGTTTCCAGCTGCAGCTTGGATGTGCTCGCAGGAAACTATAATTACAGTATACAACAATTATCATCAAGCTCAATTTACAAGTGAGTGCCTCTCAACCTGCACATCTTAAAGGTTGTTAATTGCTGTGAGATGATTTGTTCCATTTTAATGTGTCATTTTAGCAGCGCTACTGTGCAGCCAACATACAGCTTCACTGTGCCTTTAATGTTATCCTTATGGGGAACAGGGAATAAATACACCACACGCAGAGGTGGATGTGCACACTTTCAGATGATGTAATGCCTTTATGTTAGATAGAAACAACAATCTGGGAAGTGCTGAGAGCAGAAACTGTGGAAATAATCATTTGGtgccacagctgccctaaaGATAAAGGAACTGATCTTTCAGGATCATCGTGAAAGTGTGAGGTTTACAAAGGTAGCTGCTGAGACCTTGGAGGGTTTCCCCGGCTGGTAGTTTCGGAACCTTGGAATGCTCCGGATCCCTTCTTCTGATTCCCGGTTCTTTAGGATTTCTTCATCTGTAATTGTCACAATCTCCCCCGTCACAGTCAGTGGTCTGCTTGGCCCCACCTTTGCTGTTCCGCACAAGCtgctgattggctggcttatATTAATCTGTCTCGGAGGAGCCAGTCGCAGATGCTCTGGTTTGTTTTCAACATGCTGCTGATTTGAGGTGTCTGAAACTGAGTCTGTCTGGACGGATGAGCGACTGTTTCCAGCCTGCAGGTCTGACGGACTGTCAGAAGCGTCTCTCGATtgatttctgtctgtctgttggtTTTGTGATTGGTCAGATTCAGCTGTGTGTGGCGCTCCTGTCGGTTCTCCCTCAGATTTGTGTTGTGAAGCTTGTTTCACCTCCTGCTCCCTGAGAACTTCTCTATAGATAGAGTCCAGTGGGTCAGAGGATGACGCCCCCTGTTGGTTCTCCTTCttatcttcatctgtgatgGAAACAACACAGGTTACACTTTCCTGACATGACACAATTATGACAGATGACTGCagatttcttttacattttgaaataCCATACCGTACTAcggtaaaaacaagtacaattATTGTCTCATGCTGGGTCAAAGGACGGGGAAGATAAATGTGTTTCAAAATGGACAACTTAGGTAACTGTCCCCTCTGAACTCCTGCTTAGACTTCTGTATATGTAGGAGCAACGGGTCATATGACCTGAGAGCTTGGACAGGAGTGTAGAGGTAAAGCAGCTCAGAAAAGACCATTTAAGGATTTAAAGACAAATACGAGAACTCTGAAACTGACTCTAAAGAGCACAGACAACCAATGGTGTGAGGCCAGAACAGGTGCTATGTACCTTTATTTACATGTAAAGCAAAAGGCACGATGCAGCTTTTTTAACTAAGCGAAGACATAAGAGGGAAGACTGGCTTTGTCCAACGTAATCCAGTCGAGATCTCAAATGGTTACTGTCTCCAAATGCTGTCTAGAATGGATAGGTTTTATCTTTGCCAAGCTCCTTACCCCAAAAAATCCAGACTTCATGTCATCAAGACCTACAAGATGTATTTTAATTGAAAAGCCATCCTTCCACTTTAACAGGACATAGATCTGAGTATCAttagcatagcagtgaaaatagATCCCATGCTTTCTAAGAATGAATCCAAAAAGAAGAAGTGCAAAAAGcagtggccctaaaattgagccTTGTGGGACCCCATATGGCAGAGCAGGAATCAGAGCCAGCAAGGCTGATAATGCTCATCTATTTTTCTCTGCTAGGAGTACACAGTTGTAAGTCAGTAGCGGTTAATTTTGATGGTTACTTCAAACTTTCTTCTCCTGAATGGCTGCCCCTTGAACAGCATGTGGGCGGGGCTTGCGTGCTTCAAATGTTTAGATTGGGGATatccgcttttttttttttttttacatgatatAGACCTAATAGTAGAAAAAACTGCCTGAAGTGACGTCTTTAGAGCCGCCTGAAGTTTCAGCTTGTACAAACAATGACCTCATTGCtgtaaaagtatatttatggcTCAAAATAAGGAAGGGttcactttttaaatataatttaataattttCAAAGTGAAAGCAGCTGTTGCctctcagatgagaggtcaaCACTGGAGCTTCCTTACTATCAGTTCCACAAAGAAACCACAACTAGTCACTTCTAAAACAGAACTGAAGCTGTGTTAAAGGTATCATGTATGGCCCATAAAGTCAAAATCATACAATCCCTATTCCGGCAACTCTTTCAAACTGCTGTAATGCTCTCGATCAAGACTCTAAAGTGTAATATTTGAGTTTTGACCTGTGACTTCTTTTTCACCAACAACTCTGTACCTCGATGATAGAGCGCTGTGAGGAAACCCAGGCGGTCATTCCCATGAAACAGGGCTTGTTCAATCTCCATCTCCCGGCGTGACAGCGGCCGGCTGGACGCAAAGCGTTGTGGGCGGGACAGAAGCTCCATCCGGGCGGCGATTTTGTCTTTAATTGCCTGCAGGCGCTCTTCCTTTGCACCTGGAGCTGCACACACACCGTGGGACTGTGTGGGAAGAAAGGCATTCATGTAAAGGACATGTGCATTAGCCTTGCTTGAgtgtttttctctaaaaataATCCCTCAAAACTTTCGAGAAACTCTTACATtgatgcaataaaaaaaattgtgcaTACTCTGAGATGAAATTGGTGAAAAGATCCCCACAAATTCATAAGGAAAAACCTCAAAGTCTCTGAGATTTAAGTTACGCATTAACCAGTGAAAACTTAAATACATGATCATGTTGGAGAAACTCTACTATCTCGTTTACCCAGgtttcccaaaaaaaaaaaggttttggaCACTTTTTCCGAAAAGTCTTTGACACAGTTGTATAATGGACTCACGACATGTTTTGTGGTGTGGAAACACTccacaccacaaaacaaacccaGCCTCTGCTGTTTGGAGCCGCCTCTCTGTCCTCCGGGGATGTTTTACCTTCTCTGCTGTCTCTGGTGCATCTCTGCTCTGCCACAGCTGGATCTCGGTGTCATTCAGGCCCAGCTCCCGCAGGCTGGCCAGTTCCTTCTCCCCATCCTGCAGGGCCTGGAACTGGGAAAGGCTCTTCACTCCTGCTGCCTGCTCCCCAAACGGCCGATAAAGCGCCGCTGGGGCGAAGCACTGCCTCTTGGCTACACATCTGTTAGACAAAAATGATTTCAGAACGAGATCAAAACTAAGCTCTGGAAAAGCAGCTGTAGCCTTATCTGAGACTCTGGTTTAAAGGTCACATGGCGGCTTCAGATGTTTTAGAAAGAGaaaagactgtgtgtgtttctgtagcCCCGAGGGCTGTGCTGCTCTGTGGGACAGTGAGGATAACATGACACAGCATCTGACGCTTTTGTTCGAAGCACCTCACAGTAAGAAGAgtgtgggatttttcttttataaagcACAGAGCGTTCAGTACAATTGAAACGGCATGGCTTTGTCCTCCCACTGAGTAACACAAAAACAGGTCTGATTCTCTCGCTTTAATGTTTATATATTATAACTGTGTGACACGAATTTTATCCAGCGAGAGGTAAACCACAAGCTCGCCAAAACTAAATATATATCAAGCAGATCTGACTTCAGTTTGACCAATAAATGATATCAGTATTAGATTTAAAACTGAGCTGAATTAAAAGACAATTTATGGATTTTATGTCAATATTGACAGGGTTCACAGGTGATCAGGGTCCTTCAGCTGTTCCACACCCTTACTTTAGAATAGAATATCTTTAATTCATTGTAACATTTAACACATACAAAGAAACTGAGTGCAATTCCAACATTGCAAAGGTTGAAAAGTGGGGAACACATATACAAAGCACTAAACTACTGCATTTAAACTTCTTGCCATTTAAATCAAGAGGTGATCAAACTTTTCAAGTTGTATCTCCTAAATTTTGAAACAGACTTCCACAGCTCATCAGGTCTACTGAATCTTAGGTTTGAAAGGGTGAAAGATTATTTTTGGCTCTTGTTCTTCTAACGTGTGTATGCAGGAATGAATATCTGATCATGTGTTTGAAAGTCTGAATATGTATATTTATCttatgcatttattattattattattattattattgttattgttattgtatttatctttatttttttaatttttggagGGTACCTTTCAGTGAGTGCATAGTGTCTGTTTTTGCAGAATATATTGCTATACAGCATTTGTGTAGATGCTAATGCACTGCAGGAGGTCACAGTGTGGTAGATGTAGATGAGGTGTCATATCTACTACTTGTCCTCAGTTCACTTAATAACTGCAGAACTGAAAGAAAATCTACATGACATTAGGGACAAACATTGAAGTTTGTGTACATGATGTGATATTTCACCATACTGGACTCTAAATTTTGCACTGTGCCTCAACGTTATGCAGACATCATGTATAATGCTTTCTCCTGTTCTGACCGTTCAATGTCGACGTCAGTGTGGAGCTGCTGCAGCAAGAGGCCATGCAGCTGCCGCTGGCCCTCGgtctcctgctcttccagcaGCGGGCCATCCTCACAGGGTCGCCGGGTCACTCTGACAAatttaacacagacacacagcagtTCAGAGACTCACTGGATGCTGATATAAAAGAGATATACCTTTTAAAACTGGCTAAAAAGGCCACAACTAAGTTCACAAGACTGAATCAAGTTGGAGGTGTCAACTAGTACGGCTTTCTAGAAAAAGTGCCTGAAATCACTAAACCACATCTGATGCAAACAACAGTAATAACATCTGTATTTATTTTAGCTTCCCGGAATtctcaaaataaaattaacaacaTTGTGAAAAATGACCTCAGATCACCTGCTTACAACTGGTGCTGGGCCATTGTTGacagtaataccggtataatgttgggcaacgataagaaaatgaaatatcgcgatagaatatgggtaaaacgcgcatgcgcagtgcctttgttttcatacacacatggcggaaaaagcatggcggcgacagAGAATGAGGAGGGCGAAAGCGGATTgttaaatgaaacggatgaaccagaattggtttgtaaaaatgcaaaaacttcagtggtgtggaactggtttggctttcgtccgtcagacacacaacaaagcactatctttggtagagcatgctagcgggccgtcgttattaccgtgttttttggaaaatacggcacacttaaaatcgatcctttgatttttctgaaaatcgacagtgccccttataatataatataaatataaatttgtctagtgtcaattatatcgtcagttatatcgttatcgcaaattttcaaatgtatgtcgtgataaatatttttggtcatatcgccctgctctacttacAACTGCTAAGAGATGAAAACCCCACAGGACTGAAGGAAGATACAAACACAGAGAATCAGAGAAAGTCCTCACATTAGCGATAATGGGTATTTTTGCTAGAAAAATGATCTAAATGATCTAATATGAGCAATTATACCAGGCCATTGCAGATTTGTGAATTCAATAAACATGGCTGTATTATATGGACATTAGAGACTGTTGATgctaatttgtatttttttattaaattgagAATCTGGCCGACAGCAGACGCATATatgtttttttgtcattgtgtttttgaaaaaTCCCTACCTCTATTACCAATAAATACCTGCTTTTTTCAGCAAATCATTAAACAATTTACTTGGTAAATTATTGTAAAGTAAATACTGTCTTGGAGTGCCTATCCCTACATTATAAATGCTTTTATCAAGTGCCAGAATTAGTTTGGAATTATAAATCTTCACAAAACACAGAATATTACGCAAGCTTGCAGTAGGTTTTTGCAATATGCACTGATATATGTATGTAGATGCCCTGCAGGAGGTCACACTGTCATATCTACTGCTTGTCCCAGACTCTGGGGTTGTCTGCAGCACTGAAGGACTGTGGGACTTGTTTTAAGGTTAAAGAAATAATCTTACAATTTTGAATGAAAAAGTACTGTTTTGCTTTGAGTAAAAGTGCCAGTTCAATTCTCTGGCATATCATCTTCTTGATTTTTTAGCTAGGAGACAAACATGGGCACACATATTCCTTACCATCGATGCTCATTTGAGCACTGGTGCATCATTATTAGATTTCATTCTATAAAATTTGTTTTAAAGATGTAGTACTGGATTATTGGATAACACATAAGACTCTTTTCTCAaaaaaacatcttcaagaagTTTCAGGCAAAAATTATGACTTAAATATAGACTGGAGATAGCTTGCATCAGCCACATGCAATTTATGTTGCAAACATGACATCACCCATTGGTTAGTGAAGTCTCGTTCAGAAGCCTTGAGGTGCGTGTTTTTGCTGTCGACGTCTTGGTGTTTTGAGACCACGCGTGAGGATTAAGGGCGCGTTTGGAAAAACTGCATCCTCACTAAATTACGAACACATACTGGACATTCATCCTTTCTGACTCTTAGAAAGACCAAAATTCACAAAAAGATCTTATTATTCTATTAAACATTGATCAAAACTAGTGACTCAGCCAATCATCAggtcatcaggaaagtgttcaCTGAGGTCAAAGAGAACGAGAGCACAAGCCAGTTTTCTCTTAACTTCTACAGGACTGGAAGTCTTTTGTTCTGTTGCGCATTAAACAGAATAAAGGTTTAAGGCACGTCTGAGTTGACTTCACTGTGTCTATCATTTATAATGTCTATTTCACCCAAAACTAAGCGTCCTTAGCCAGGTAGCCTAAAACACCCACTACAGCCAACAGTTTGTCAAACAGCTCTGCCTACTTCCCACAAATGCCTTATCTCTAGATGCCAGAATCTCAACAACACCTGGGTGTATGTCTCATTCCTCTAAGTCATGGGAGTCTAAGGAGCCTGGAAAGAaagcgactggacttctttacgTTTTGGGAAGATGTCTACTTCAGTTCCACAACTTACGATGTAGTCTTGAGATTCCTTCCCAGGCATCTCAACCCCCACTCACATGCTGCGTCTGGTGACCtcaataagtgacataataggGTGAGGCAAAGTTTTACAGTGGTatcaccttggctcatgtgatgaggCACACGATTAATAGTGGGTCAACAACCCTCTTGACGGACAACCCTCTCTAGGATTCatatacctgggactctccacggTTTGAAGAAGCCTCTTGTATTAGAGGTGAAACGTTTTcacaaaacttaaagaagtccagccATTCTCTTTACAACCTCCTTAGACAACAGCTGGATGTGAAGAAACATCAAAGTCTACTTGTACAGTGACCTTTTGACATCTATTAAACGTATAGACTTACATATGCGTTAGCTTGGATGTTGCACCCGGTGAACATGGATTTATAcatgtttatttaaatggaaactatggtgtttgtgtttgtgtttttccactCTCTTCTGCATCTCCTGCACACATTTAAATGATCTGACATACTGCTGCTCCTGTTACCTCTCCTTACTGTATTTTCGATCCACCATAAAGCAGATCCTGTATTAAGTAAGAAAGGCCAGAAAAAATTTCAGGCTTTAGTTTTTGAGATATTCACGCTCAAATGCAAAAGTGCAAAAAGAAGTGGATGGATAGgcctctttaaaaataaatatctatGAAGGTATTTAATACTGAAGCTAAAATTTCACAGAACTCAACATATATGTCAAATTAATTGGAGCTGGTCGAGCAGAAAATGATCTAAAAATCTGATGATTTGAGACGGAACGACCCTGATGTAACACAAATCTGCTACTTGTGAACATCTCTATGTCTATCACATTACCTGAAGAATACACGCACACACGTTCAGGGTAAGGTAATGTGAATGGGAAAAGAACCAGAAGGTAGGTTTTTGGACTATTTGAACACTTTCACCACAGCCTCCATCTCATCTATTAATCCTATTCCTCCTCCGTCACGTCggccctctgcatgtcctccttcactacatccataaatCCTTTCTGCAGTCATCTTATTTTCCCCCTGCCAGGaagctccatcttcatcatcctttgtccattatatccactatccctcctttGCTCACGTCCAGACTATGCCATGTCTCCAAGCTGCTCAACCTGACCTGTCTCTGTGACACACGCATTCCTAATCCTGTCCGTCCTGGTTACTCCTCATTGGGTAGCCCTCCTGACACACCCACCAAACGACAGAAAACAGACCTCGGAGCAGTTGCACACCTTTTTCCCCGCACTGTTGTACAGCGTGATTTCAGCCCCAGGTAAATTAGCCCACGTTAACTAGTAAACTCTGTAGGGCATGCTTCTCCAGTGCAAAGAATTctgcttatttttatttagataTTTAGCAGTTTTTGAATTTAGAAGGTACATAATCATACtttatttgtgcttttgttCACGGTGCATTTGTATGAATACAACATGAGTGGTTGCTCTGAAAAAGCCCAATGCTATCCCACCTACAGAGGAAGCCAAAATACAACCTCACCTTGCTTTTGGTGTGCAGGAGATGACGCTAAcgtatttctgttatttttaaaaaagattttttaacaTTATCCAGATCGAAGGTAACGGAAGACTCTCCCACGAGACGGGAGACGGTCCGTGCTTAACAGTAATCTACAGAAGTGCTGAATAAACATGTAAAAGTAGTTTGTAAAGCTGCTAGCCTGACAGATGAGCTAACGCTACATGAGTTTAGCTGCTATCTCCATGACAACATCCTGAGGTAGACGTAAAAGGTACGTAACGGATTtacattgttattttttttccttacagCGTCGTTGACCGGGGTCTAAAACCCAACGTGTTTGATTCAAGTGGCACAAATGTTTGAAATGAGTAATATACAACAAGGAtaactgaaagttttgtttacCTCCTCATGTTTCCTGGCAGAATTGTCAGTTCCGGTGTGGAATCATGGGAAATGTAGTCCAACAGAAACTAAACTGTTAGCACCGTTTTAATGTTTACAGTTGTGGGAATTAATAAAGACAGCGTATCGCACCTATGTGTGATATTAACCTAACCCCAAATTATGGGTATTTGCGGAGAACCCCCCCCAGcaagaacatttttaatgcaaaacCGGGATTACTAAAAAGCCTGAGGTTCTTAGACTGCACATTACACACTGCACATCTCCTCTGCATTATTTGGCTCCGTTTTGCGCTCAATATGCAAATCCTCATCagtcttgacatgcagactacATTTTTTCCTTTGTGCAAAATCCCtactgaagaaaaagaaaagaaaaacataataacGCCCTCGCACTTGCCACACCCCTCTCTAATACCGAGGGTGTGGTTATGACTACATCTTTCACCCGAACTGGCTGTGCCTCTCCTCCTTCCATCTTGGCTGTGCACGGTGTCACATTTATCAAACCAAATGCTGCAAAGCCTCGATACATTTCCTAACGCCCCCACCCTCCCCGCCCAGCTTAAGTGTCCTCAATTAGCTTGCTGGGTGACGTCAGTAAGGTGACATGGGTGtttctcttcatcatcatccgtGGGCAATAAGCTGCTGCAGCACAGCATTGGTGCATGGGAGAGGAGGTAATGTGGAGAGCAGTGCTGGTAGATGCAATTAAAGCCCCCCAcacctccacacctctctctttGCATTTGTGCGCTGGTGCTTCTGCAGCAGCTCCTCTTGCACTGCCCGCCCGCCCGCCCGCTGCCGGTGTCGGGTCGCCGGCAGAGCGGCCCCGCTCCTCTGCAGGGCTGCGCAGCTCCTGACTGACAGAGAGATGAGGGGTGGGGACGCAGGGTGGGGTCACAAGCAGGGAGAGGCGGAGGAGGaaaaggcagagagagagagcccagCCCTTGAATACACGGCAACAACACgccgacagagagagagagggagagacacagagagactggctgtttttttttttgttttttgggggggtaaaAGCACAGGGAGCCTTCGACGCCGCGGATATGAACTGAAAAGAAACACTGGAAGAGGCAGGGATCGTGTTCCTATATCCCGAAATATTTGACTGTAAAGGTGGAAAACTAGCACCCCCAAAAAagccctcctctctctccctgacAGTTCTGATTCAGATAGAGCTACACCCAAAGCCCCGACCGACCCcctcctgctcctgctgctcCACCCCTCCGCCGCTGCACCGCTCCGGCAACCGAGATGCACACGGAGACCCGTAACAAGAAAGTAAGTGCACGTTATTGGCTTTGCCCTGGTCAGTGGAggaattaaagaaaaagaagaagaaacatctACCTGTGTGGGTGATCTGCCTGTACACAAGCAGAGTTGACATTGTCAACCCAACATGAGCCAAAAATATGACTGTCAGTGAGCGAATATAGCCTGTGCTTCTATAACAGTCACAAGTGTGTCCTTGCAggcagtttattttgcaaattagTGGAAGAGTTTTGTAACAGCGACCTCATTGCATTGCAATAACATCATTCCGAGAGTCCTCTAATTCTAatgcagaaaaaggaaaacaaaatcctccttgtgtgtgtgtttgtgtgtgtcctgtGTATCTGGCTTTCCCTCTGTGCGCCAGGTTAGTTCAGGTTCAATTTTGAATGCTCTGTGATCTCTGAAAGGCAGGAAGGAAACGGAAGGCAGCAAATGCAGCTTGCAGGACACCATCTTAGCTTTTAAAGGGCCAGCAGCCTCTTTTCAAACACAACTCTGGGAAAGCAGCCAGGTGCACTGCCTCCAGCTTAACTCTGCACCGGGCTCCTGCTGCCGAGATGTTACCCTCTGCGCTTCAGCGGCGTTCGTTTTGAGTGTCAGTCAGGATGGCGGTGCTGGTCGAAACTAAATGAAACTTGGCGTGTGGAGTATATCATCACTGCAGCTTcagatctgtttgtttgtttgtttgtttgatggctggctggctgggtAGATAGGTGATGAAGCCCCAGCCACAGTTTGGTGCAGCACTTTCAGGTTTCCTGATAAAGCAGTGAACTTTGATCTGTGGATCTGCATGACCGACCAATGGTGACATGCAGCGTACAGTGCAGCAGATGCCAGATCACACACTGGCATCAGTTCAtcaattcaatttcagcttATGTG of the Maylandia zebra isolate NMK-2024a linkage group LG10, Mzebra_GT3a, whole genome shotgun sequence genome contains:
- the rbm41 gene encoding RNA-binding protein 41 isoform X2, giving the protein MRRVTRRPCEDGPLLEEQETEGQRQLHGLLLQQLHTDVDIERCVAKRQCFAPAALYRPFGEQAAGVKSLSQFQALQDGEKELASLRELGLNDTEIQLWQSRDAPETAEKSHGVCAAPGAKEERLQAIKDKIAARMELLSRPQRFASSRPLSRREMEIEQALFHGNDRLGFLTALYHRDEDKKENQQGASSSDPLDSIYREVLREQEVKQASQHKSEGEPTGAPHTAESDQSQNQQTDRNQSRDASDSPSDLQAGNSRSSVQTDSVSDTSNQQHVENKPEHLRLAPPRQINISQPISSLCGTAKVGPSRPLTVTGEIVTITDEEILKNRESEEGIRSIPRFRNYQPGKPSKVLCVKNLSPQASVAQLVALFSRFERMDRPPVLYRVLTGRMKGQAFITLPDAETAQNALQLVHRYRLLGKPLVVEFGRERQEEEKQKEKEGQEEKK
- the rbm41 gene encoding RNA-binding protein 41 isoform X1; translation: MRRVTRRPCEDGPLLEEQETEGQRQLHGLLLQQLHTDVDIERCVAKRQCFAPAALYRPFGEQAAGVKSLSQFQALQDGEKELASLRELGLNDTEIQLWQSRDAPETAEKSHGVCAAPGAKEERLQAIKDKIAARMELLSRPQRFASSRPLSRREMEIEQALFHGNDRLGFLTALYHRDEDKKENQQGASSSDPLDSIYREVLREQEVKQASQHKSEGEPTGAPHTAESDQSQNQQTDRNQSRDASDSPSDLQAGNSRSSVQTDSVSDTSNQQHVENKPEHLRLAPPRQINISQPISSLCGTAKVGPSRPLTVTGEIVTITDEEILKNRESEEGIRSIPRFRNYQPGKPSKFPASTSKLQLETEGHILVLCVKNLSPQASVAQLVALFSRFERMDRPPVLYRVLTGRMKGQAFITLPDAETAQNALQLVHRYRLLGKPLVVEFGRERQEEEKQKEKEGQEEKK